The bacterium genome contains the following window.
ATATCGATTCGTTTATGAACATATCGTACGGCCATAATGCAATAACCAATGGCAAATCCAAACGGCCGAATTTTGAACATTTCTTTTTAATTGAAGAACGTATATGCGGAATAAAAGTCCAATGCCGCGATGGTTCTGATTCTACAATTACGGACATTCCCTTATTTGTTTCTGGCCCCCTGCAAATCTTGGGGTAGACTGTAATTATAAGCTTGGCACCATTGGCGTCAAATACTTTTCTTGGCAGCATTGAATGATTATGCTTCTTCCAATATGTAACCATATTGAAACTAATGCTTTGAATCCACTCGCAGATGTCCGACACCAATTTTCTTACCTCAATGTTTCCCTTTGGAAGTCCATCCCAATCACACGTGACATCGTACATTGGACAGTCAATTTCCCTAATTGCATCCCGGAGCTGATAGATGAGTTTTCTGGCGCCCACTTCTTCACTGCTTTCTCCCGAAACAAACTTTGCCTCCAGATAGAATGCATCTCCGAAAGAAGAGCGCACAAGGAAATCGGGATGCTTCTTTGTGTTTAGCAACTCAGGATGAACACTGGCAGTAAATCCCATGCGAATTAGAAGCTGGTAAAGAAACAACTCGAAGTACGCAGCTTTATGCTGTAAATCATCCTGGGACCTAAATCTGTTTCTTAAATCAAGTTTAGCAATAGCCGGATATCCCAAGAACCATTGACTCAGCATTTTCCGCATATAAGAGGCTGCTTTCAAGGAGCTTGTGTTGAGAAATTCAAAGAACGGCATTGATTGGGGCTTTGAAGCCATATTTGATCTTCTTAGTTTATCAAAAAGCAGTAAGTTGCTTGAATGCATTTTAATAAGACTTCTTTCCTCTAATAGTGGGCAAAATGCATTTAAACAGCTTATTTCTCCTGAAGCACTGCCAACAGCTTCCGGCAGTCCTGCATATTCCAAATCCAGACATCTTCAATTGCAACGGACATTTTCTGCGGATCCCCAAAGCAATTAGTGGCCCACTTGAAAATGTTATCGATGCGGTCTTCTTCTTCATCAGTTATCGGCTCATATTTATTGCCCGCAATTTTTTCATGGGCTTTTTGCAGTAGAAAGGAGTTAACGCTGTACATAACTTGCGTTATTGCAATTGCTTCTGGATGGGACATAGAAATGTTAGGGTCATAAAGTATCCGCGAAAGGTCATCGCCATAGCGAAGTCTGTCATTCCAAGCCTTATCAAGTGCAGTACTCATTTCAATCTCCTTTAGCTAAACTCAATTTTTCCCGTCTCTCCGCCTTTCTTCTTCGCCGCGGCTTTCGGCGCGCGCTTGAAGGTCACATTCCCTGCACCCGTAGTGGGGAGGTCGATGCGCTTTCCAGAAAGCAGCTCATCGATCGTGAGTATCTGTATTATCGGGTGCTTTGACTGCGAAATTCCTGGTGAAACGTAAAATCCCGCGTCTGCGGCTTCGATTTTCATGTCCCGAGTCGGCTGCTCAAGCGTTATCAAAACTCCGATATGGGCTTCTTCACGTTCAATCACGCCCCGCAAGTCGCGAATATGGGAAACCTGTACATGCCCGCTCTTTACTGAAATCATGATCGTTTTGGTTTTGCCGTTCGTTTTGTCGTCATGGAAGTACAGTATCCCGTCAATCCCCTTGTCCGCACCCCTTTTCTGCTCATGCGGCCTGGCTCCGACCAGTCCAAGCGCCCACCATTGGAACTGATGACGGTTGCTCGCCGCAAGCTCGTTTGCCCCGGACAAATCGACTGGTTCGCCGATCACTTTGAATTCCACATTTCTGCCGTTGGCGGTCATTATGCGATGCTTGATAAGCGCGATAGCCAAGTGAGTGATATCAATGCCAATCCAACGTCTTCCGAGATTTTGCGCCGCGGCGATTGTGGTACCGCAGCCGCAGAACGGATCAAGCACGGTATCTCGGTCGTTGGATGACATAGTCAGAATTCTTTCCAACAACGCCTCCGGCTTTTGGGTTGGATACCCCAAACGCTCTCTTGCCTGCGAATTTATCGGCGGAATGTCCGTCCACACGCTTTGAACTGAAGTGCCAGGAATTTCATCCAAGTAACGCTTCAGTCTTATTCCGCCTGTTTTTGTAAAATGCAGCTTGCCCTCTTTGTCATAACGCCTCATGGTCAATATTGGGCAGCGCCAATAGCCTTTAATGCCTTTGTATTCGTACTCATAGCCCCCGCCGGT
Protein-coding sequences here:
- a CDS encoding restriction endonuclease translates to MANLDPNSNYLFYGDNLDVLRRYFPDECVDLVYLDPPFKSNQDYNVLFEEKDGKSSSAQILAFEDTWHWDQSAVAAYQEVLEYGGDAARALKAFRDFLGTNDMMAYLAMMAPRLIELRRVMKPTASIYLHCDPTASHYLKMLMDAVFGGENFRNEIVWKRTSAHSDARRLGAVHDIVLFYSKGAGYTWNQLVVEHDDKYKARFRHSDPDGRLWSDYDLSAKGLTGGGYEYEYKGIKGYWRCPILTMRRYDKEGKLHFTKTGGIRLKRYLDEIPGTSVQSVWTDIPPINSQARERLGYPTQKPEALLERILTMSSNDRDTVLDPFCGCGTTIAAAQNLGRRWIGIDITHLAIALIKHRIMTANGRNVEFKVIGEPVDLSGANELAASNRHQFQWWALGLVGARPHEQKRGADKGIDGILYFHDDKTNGKTKTIMISVKSGHVQVSHIRDLRGVIEREEAHIGVLITLEQPTRDMKIEAADAGFYVSPGISQSKHPIIQILTIDELLSGKRIDLPTTGAGNVTFKRAPKAAAKKKGGETGKIEFS